cccccagaattcatagaagaatggcacaaaggcaatttcatgtataataccaccagaattcatggtagaatggcacagagacaattctaagtataataccccccagaattcatattagaatggcacagaggcaattccatgtataataccccagaattcatagttgaatggcacagaggcaattccatgtataataccccagaattcatagtagaatggcacagaggcaattccatgtataataacccccataattcattttagaatggcacagaggcaattccatgtataatacccccagaattcatggtagaatggcaaagAGACAATtccacaaatacaagagtcctctgcactcaacccattatcaatatatttaagacaagagacattttgtgcattctgctactgaaaaatgccttaccctttaaacaaaacaaggattgtttgtccatatattgcaatatatttaagctggccaactacgtcaaagtcatcccatatctggccagtcctacgctcaattttatctgattcattaagaattctattgcttcattttacaaagtgaaGTTTttacttactagctgctttcaaagtaaaactcccatacttggctgcccttttattagacaccagtggaatcacctgactatagctgggaagggtgggagctgttttgtctaaagggtaaggcatttttcagtagcagtatgcacaaaatgtctcttgtcttaaatatattgataatgggttgagtgcagaggactcttgtatttgtctatatgtattttgtggtcacagcctcattgcccccccgcctaatggttttaaaaaatagtggtgagcacaactttcccttgtttgttatagttataccggagcagtgaccagctccatgttgtagctcccacccttcccagctatagtcaggtgatcccactggtgtctaataaaagggcagccaagtttgggagttttactttgaaagcagcaagtaagttgcaggtaaaacttagtccctttgtaaaatgtataatgaagcaatagaattcttaatgaatcagataaaattgagcacaGGACTGGCCTGagatgggatgactttgacgtagttggccagcttaaatatattgcaatataaggacaaacaatccctgttttgtttaaagggtaaggcatttttcagtagcagtatgtacaaaatgtctctgtcttaaatatattgataatgggttgagtgcagaggactcttgtatttttctatatgtattttgtggtcacagcctcattgcacccccgcctaatggttttaaaaaatagtggtgagcacaactttcccttgtttgttaaagagacaattccatgtataatacccccagaattcacattaGAATGGCACGGAGGcaactccatgtataatacccccagaattcatagaagaATCATGGCACATaggcaattttatgtataaaacccccagaattcatgttaaaatggcacagagacaattatatgtataatacccccagaattcatattaaaatggcacagtggcaattccatgtataatagcccagaattcatagtagaatggcactgaggcaattccatgtattataccccagaattaatattagaatggcacagtggcaattccatgtataatagcccagaattcatagtagaatggcactgaggcaattccatgtataataccccagaattcacattagaatggcaaagaggcaatttcatgtataatagccccagaattcatagtagaatggcacagaggcaattccatgtataatacccccagaattcatattagaatggcacagaggcaattccatgtataatacccccagaattcatattagaatggcacagaggcaattccatgtataatacccccagaattcatattagaatggcacagaggcaattccatgtataatacccccagaattcatattagaatggcacagaggcaattctatgtataataccccccagaattcatattagaatggcacagaggcaattccatgtataatacccccagaattcatattagaatggcacagaggcaattccatgtataatacccccagaattcatattagaatggcacagaggcaatcctatgtataataccccccagaattaatattagaatggcacagaggcaattccatgtataataccccccagaattcatattggaatgaaaaagaggcaattccatgtataataccctcagAATTCATAGTAAAATGGCACagagtcaattccatgtataataccccccagaattaataGTAGAATGGCATAGTGGCAGATTCACAAATGATACccactgaacacttttttttatgtacaactgCCTCagccagtgtcgaactggcccaccgggataccaggaaaactcccggggggtccaggtgttagtgggccctcttgtttctaaacatttggcctatttcatggtcattccctatttctttttgggggaaaatgcttaataatgggacaatattgtaagtatatataaaaaagtaggaaaataaagaggttgagtgaggagaggaggaataatagtttggaacggTCCACTGTCTTAGGTTTTTCGGTgagcccaaggtctaaggctttctggtggtcctctggcatcccagtccaacactgtcttcCCTACAGTTGCCCAAAGCACAGGGAGCATGTGCTGGGccactgacacttctaacaaaatccaagatcccAACTTTTATCATGATCAggatcaaaaggaaaaaaaacaaaaacaatctttTAGGGTTGCGGAAACTTCCTTACTACATTTTCCCATCCTCCACAAgtaattttaatgtaatatagCTCTATATACAATATAGCTAACGACCACAATCTTATAATGAACCACGAGAGATGTTTATCCGGCTATCTAGTTGTTTTACATTTCCTAGCAACCTGTGTGCGTGCCCTCCAATTCGTCCAATTGCATCCAATCGGAGCGTTCGGTGACGTCAAGTGGGGCGATTGGTCTGTTTGACGGCGTTCTCTATTTAACCTGGTAACGAAGGTATGGAGTGTTTGTGTTATGCTGCGTGGGTTGGGTTTGTTTCCTCGTCCGGGATGCTGACTATAGAAGGATGTGGGGTGCAGGGGATAGTGGGTGCTGACTGGGTCCTGTAAGGATATAGGATGCAGACTGGGTTATAGAAGGACAGTGTTGAATGGGTTATCTAAGGATATGGGATGCAGCCTGGGTTCTGTAAAGATATGGGGTTCTGACtaggatatatataatgatatggggTGCTGACTGGCTTATATAAGGATAGGGGGTGCTGATTGGGACATTTAATGATATGGGTtgctgactgggttatataaggataGGGGATGCAGACTGAGTACTATAAGGATATGGTGTTGTGACTAGgatatatataaggatagaggGTGCTGACTGGGTTCTGTAAGCATATGAGATGCAGACTGGGTTATATAAGTATATGGGGTACTGACTGGGTTATTTAAGGGTATGGGTtgctgactgggttatataaggataGGGGATGCAGACTGGGTTCTGTTAAGATATAGGGTTCTGACTAGGATATACATATAAGTATATGGGGTGCTGACTGGGTCCTGTAAGCATATGGGATACAGACTGGGTTATATAAGTATATGGGGTACTGACTGGGTTATTTAAGGATATGGGTTGCTGATTGGGACATTTAATGATATGGGTTGCTGACTCGGTTATCTAAGGATATGGGATGCAGCCTGGATTCTGTAAGGATAAGGGGGTTCTGACTAGTATATATTTAAGGATATGGGGTGttgactgggttatataaggataCGGGCTGCTGACTGGGTTCTGTAAGCATATGGGATGCAGACTGGCTTATATAAGGATATGGGGTGCAGAGTGGGTTATAGAAGGATAGGGGCTGCTGACTGGGTTACATAAGGATAGTGTTGAATGGGTAATATAAGGATAGGGGGTGCTGACTTGGTTCTGTAAGAATATGGGATGCAGACTGGGTTATTTAAGGATATGTGGTGCTGACTGGGTTATTTAAGGATATGGGTTGCTGCTTGGGACATATAATGATAAAGGGtgctgactgggttatataaggataGTACTGACTTGGTTATATAAGGATATGGGATGCAGACTGTGTTCCGTACGGATATGGGGTTCTGACtaggatatatataatgatatggggtgctgactgggttatataagcAAATGGGATGCTGACTGGAATATACAAGCATATGGGCTGCTTACTGGCATATACATAAATATCGGGTGCCGACTGGATAATACAGGGATATGGTATTCTGGGTGGGATATTTAGAGTAAACACGTACGAGGGCTATTTCAGGGATGTGCGGAGGGAATAGTAGAATTGCTGGTATAATCCCCTGTCAGTCCCAGTAATGCCCGGTTTGGCATCATCTTCTCACAGGTACAGTGCAATGGTGAGACAGTTTCCTGTAAGTGGCCCAGTTGCTATGGCAGACATGCTGGATCCCTACACCTTTGATGCCCCTTCTACATACATTAACTTTAGTTCTTTCCATGAGGATCACAATGCTGACTCCTGGTTAGGTGAGATTCCTTGGGGATCTAGAATGGGAGGGGCGTAGAGTCAAGTATTGGCTGGGAATTGGGTTGGGGGGATCTGTATATTGAATGTGATGAAGTGTTTAGCATGAGTGCTGCTGGAGGTGCAGACTATCCCCTGGGTGAGCCTTCCCCTGGCTGTTTGAGTGCACCCTTGTTTCATTCTTTGGGTTAGAACTCTCCGTGTGGCAGCCTCTCTAGTGCCTTGACTCCTCCCTCACATTTGCATAGCTCAGATTTTCTTTGCTCAGACTCCCTGAGTTGCTTAACATTTGGGCAGGCTCCCTACACCAACATACTTATATGTTGTAAGGAGGGACTCTATGCGCCCCTGTATTGTAGATCCTTTTAGCTGTtaactcctgtgtgtgccatgtccTTTGTTTCTGATTTCCAGTGCCCACGTGTGCCCTTTATTTTCTAATAGGAGCATTGCTAGGTGCATAGCTGTACCTCTCTCTCTACCTAAACACATCTGGGCCCCTCATCTCATTCTGGAGCTTCCCCTCTTCTGCCATTTTCATTTGTACATTTAGGCCCTCTTGATCTCTGTTGGTTTTCTCTAATAATCCCCACTTGCTCTACCCTACTCTCCAATCCTTATGCTCTTTCCATGTCTTCTCTTTACAGTACTGCTGCCTGCATATAGGACTTACTTGTGTAGGAAGAGCTACCAATACAAAAATAGCCCTGAACcaagaaattaagttaaaaaaaactgacacagcCACTGAGAAATTATCTTCATTCAATTGATGATGCCTTCCAAGGTTGTTTCCATGTCCTACAGCATGGGAACATCTACTCTATAGTCTGCCcattctgattggttaccaaggaTATAAGGGTCACCCCTAATGTCTTTATTGTAACCTAGCTCCAAATGCATGATGtaattgagtgtcagtggcatggGCTCCTGGGCTACTTCGCTAATAGTAGTTGTCTGACTTTTAGGTTCAAGCCCCACTTGGAGGTCAGGGCCCTTTGGACATAAGATTtgatatataaaacattggtgAATTGGGAATTCGCCCATAGTTCCAGCAACATAAGTGCTCACTTCCAGACCCCACTCTCTGATCttctagatattcctggaagCATAAAATCAAATGGGCATTCACCCCCTAACTGGACATCTATCCAAGTGGCTTGGTGGACTTGGCCTGAGGACCAGTTTATACCACATATGTAATCTGTTGCCAATTTTTGTTCTGCAGACAGAGTGACCAATGCACTTAATACTCCCCCAAACCAGAGGCCACGCTTTGAAACTTCTGCTGTGAATTCTGGTAAGTgacaaataaatgtgtttctgcTGGGAGTGTAAGGGACCCCAATGCTGATACAGTGCAGCATGAATATATTAGCATGTTCTAAAGAAGCAGCCTTACAATTGGCAGGGGGCATTAGGCTGCTCCAGTTAAACAAGTCTGTTTCCTTTAACAGAACACAAGCGCAAGGTGTTGACAACCCTTTCAAAGGAGGCAGTCTCCAAGAGTACTATACATTTTTGTGATGTGAAATCTCCGTCAATGCGgtaagttgttttttgttttttttgggcttGGGGACAATGCTGTGTACCTGTGTCACAGTAGTTTGCTTTATCTGTCATATTTTACAGATTCATTAGAAACACTAGACACTGGATGAATAGAATAAGCAGCAGATGTTTTTGATCTTGATTAAGATTATAAGACTacacctgtttaaaggaacagtaacatcaaaaaagtaatacaaatataatgcagtgttgccctgcactggtaacactgctgtgtttgcttcagaaccactactatagtttatataaattagggaggcaccaaatccaggattgagtttgggattcggcctttttcagcaggattcgtattcggccgaatctatcgcgaaggatttgggggttcggccgaatccaaaatagtgtattcggtgcatccctaatacaaataagctgctgtgtagcaatgggggagtaacctgagaaaaggctcaggttacacaacagatagcaaatATACTCTGTagaacaggggtcagcaacctttatcaaaagagccattttgccccctcttccactaaagaaaaatagtctggagccgcaaaacataacacagtttataaacttttaaaagttgtaacctttttttaatgttaactgttacaacaacagaatacaacaaacagaagtgcagtgtgtatgtgtaggcctactttgaaataaattaaacactgaatagccctattaaatgctactgttctcatctgtttaatgtgacttcggtttctgaagctccatgatGATTTTCCCTCTGTTGTCTTGCGtgtcttgtcttgagtgtgtgaccgtggtaaggaccatgatgaatcatattgctgcggctcggtcttgcctgtcactccagGGACGTctgtacagccctcgcacctgctggcggcttcctgagtgtgctacCGCGGTAAGCTGACCgctagcttaccgcggtcgcacactcaagaagccgccagcaggtgtgagggctgtatagatgacatGTCAAGCAAAGCCGCAGgataaagagccgcatgaggctccggagcctggggttgcctacccctgctgtagaacataatggtgttatctgttatccactatttaacctgtgccatatagccttttttcaatctcCACCCCAGCAGTTAGTTTATATaaagtagtagtgtttctgaagcaaacagatcagttttaccagtgcagggcaacagtacacgatattttcattactttaaaacacttaaattttttggtgttacttaaaGGCCTACAtttcaaacacttaggggcagattcactaagggtcgaatttcgaagttaaaaatacttcgaaattcgaccctcgaattgaaatccttcgacttcgaatatcgaagtcgaaggatttagcgctaatccttcgatcgcacgatcgaaggatttttcgttcgatcgaacgattaaatcgttcgaatcgaacgattcgaacgattttaattcaacgatcgaaggaaaatccttcgatcaaaaaaagattagcaaacctatggggaccttccccataggctaacattgacttcggtaggttttacctgccgaagtagggggtcgaagttttttttaaaggggaagtacttcgactatcgaatggtcgaatagtcgaacgatttttcgttcgattcgttcgatttcgttcgaattcgaactaatttaaccaattcgatggtcgaagtaccaaaaaaatacttcgaaattcgaagtatttttcattcgaatccttcactcgagcttagtgaatcagcccccaaaagTGTTCCTGCACTAAAAAGATTATACAATGAGaagcagtgggtactggcacacaaGCACTTCTCATTTTGCTGCTCCTTCTGttgtttacttctcttttaaaggactaATTTTCCTTTGGCGTTTTCTCtgcttttgattttttctttcctctttctgtCCCATGTTTTTTAACACACTCCCTCTTCATATAGGTTCTGCTATGCCATTATTTATCCATCTGTaccctattttttttcctttagataaagcagcgtttttacatatattttgttttatgttttgaaaCCTGTaatgtttaaggggttgtttcctTTCAATACAGTGAAATCCGATTTCTGCTATGCCATGTTATCTTGCTTTTCTCACCTATCCTCATTTCTCCCTCCAACAGATCAACCAGGCTCATGTCCAGGAAGCTGTGCAAACTAAAGGGGTATGTATGGCTACTGAAACTTCATCAGCCCCAGTGACTGACCACTTTCCTTCCTGCTGAAGTCTGTAGAAATGATTTGTTACCATTCTCTGCTGGGGCCCAGTAACTCAACCTGCTCAGGAAAGAATATCTGTCTCATGCATGTATGGTGCGGTGGGGGTTTAATGCTCAGCAAAGCTACAAACCACTGATATCAAGATCCATATTGCCCTTTTATGGGAAAAGGCTGCTGGGCTGTTAACTTGGATGCAAATAAAGAATCGCCCTTTTGAAAGGCTCATGTGAGTCACAGCCTTGTCTATCTATATTACCCTAAATACATCCATATATCTTCTCTGATCCTATTATACCTTTGTGGAGAATATATTACAGCTGTCTCCATCCAAGTTGAGGGGAACATTAGTTCAGCACTGCTCCTGACTACATGATTATTACTGTAAAATAACCACCAAGTTGTACAGTGCTGGAGCCTAATGGATTGGTTCCCAGTAGATATGTGTCATTGCCTATTTACATATGTCATACAAGTTTCTTTTCAGGAGTAGGAATGTGCTGGTGAAGCCTAAAATTGCAGAACAGCAAGAGCTTGAGAAGATACAAGAACTTCAAAAGAATCTCAAGAAAAATTAGCATTCCATGAAAGCTGCCATAACTAGAGCAGGTGTGTACCTGTTGGTGGGAGTGACTATATATATTTTCCTGACTGTGTACaaaataagatataccctcatactgtactcagaacattccttttgtatttgtacatatggtaggcaggagccatattttttctcatttgacCAATGCTGTCTAACTGGtgtaatccccctgtattgttcacatctgtaacaCCTCTTTTGTTCACAGTCcggtactgttcacacctgtaaagccctgcactgttcacatcTCATTCAAACTGCTGGAGGGCCTCCAGTACTGTGAAGCACTGTATTAACTGTTCATTTtaaagtggtcctgataggtt
The Xenopus laevis strain J_2021 chromosome 9_10S, Xenopus_laevis_v10.1, whole genome shotgun sequence DNA segment above includes these coding regions:
- the LOC121398944 gene encoding targeting protein for Xklp2-B-like, translated to MVRQFPVSGPVAMADMLDPYTFDAPSTYINFSSFHEDHNADSWLDRVTNALNTPPNQRPRFETSAVNSEHKRKVLTTLSKEAVSKSTIHFCDVKSPSMRSTRLMSRKLCKLKGSRNVLVKPKIAEQQELEKIQELQKNLKKN